gttgtttgtcagttgcttcatttgctattatcttctcccattctgaaggctgtcttttcaccttgctaatagtttcctttgatgtgcagaagcttttaaggttaattaggtcccatttgtttatttttgcttttatttccaatattctgggaggtgggtcatagaggatcctgctgtgatgtatgtcagagagtgttttgcctatgttctcctctagaagttttatagtttctggtcttatgtttagatctttaatccattttgagtttatttttgtgtatggtgttagaaaatgttctagtttcattcttttacaagtggttgaccagatttcccagcaccacttgttaaagagattgcctttactccattgtatattcttgcctcctttgtcgaagataaggtgtccatatgtgcgtggatttatctctgggctttctattttgttccattgatctatatttctgtctttgtgccagtaccatactgtcttgatgactgtggctttgtagtagagcctgaagtcaggtaggttgattcctccagttccattcttctttctcaagatcgctttggctattcgaggttttttgtatttccatacaaattgtgaaattatttgttcgagctctgtgaagaatgctgttggtagcttgatagggattgcattgaatctatagattgctttgggtagtatactcattttcactatattgattcttccaatccatgaacatggtatatttctccatctgttagtgtcctctttgatttctttcaccagtgttttatagttttctatatataggtctttagtttctttaggtagatatattcctaagtattttattctttccgttgcaatggtgaatggaattgtttccttaatttctctttctgttttctcattattagtgcagaaataaatgcaaaagaaacaaaagagaccatagcaaaaatcaacaaagccaaaagctggttctttgaaaggataaataaaattgacaaaccattagccagactcatcaagaaacaaagggagaaaaatcaaatcaataaaattagaaatgaaaatggagagatcacaacagacaacacagaaatacaaaggatcataagagactactatcaacaattatatgccaataaaatggacaacgaggaagaaatggacaaattcttagaaaagtacaactttccaaaactcgaccaggaagaaatagaaaatcttaacagacccatcacaagcacggaaattgaaacagtaatcaaaaatcttccagcaaacaaaagcccaggtccagatggcttcacagctgaattctaccaaaaatttagagaagagctaacacctatcctgctcaaactcttccagaaaatttcagaggatggtaaacttccaaactcattctatgaggccaccatcaccctaataccaaaacctgacaaagatcccacaaaaaaagaaaactacaggccaatatcactgatgagcatagatgcaaaaatccttaacaaaattctagcaatcagaatccaacaacacattaaaaagatcatacaccatgaccaagtgggctttatcccagggatgcaaggattcttcaatatccgcaaatcaatcaatgtaatacaccacattaacaaattgaaaaataaaaaccatatgattatctcaatagatgcagagaaagcctttgacaaaattcaacatccatttatgatcaaaactctccagaaagcaggaatagaaggaacatacctcaacataataaaagctatatatgacaaacccacagcaaacattatcctcaatggtgaaaaattgaaagcatttcctttaaagtcaggaacaagacaagggtgcccactttcaccattactattcaacatagttttggaagttttggccacagcaatcagaacagaaaaagaaataaaaggaatccaaattggaaaagaagaagtaaagctctcactgtttgcagatgacatgatcctctacatagaaaaccctaaagactccaccagaaaattactagaactaatcaatgactatagtaaagttgcaggatataaaatcaacacccagtacatttttaataaaatgttagacATCTTGTAGCTAAAAGCTatggaaaaaaatatctattcattaAATAATTGGATgaaatgtttgcttttaaaaacatgttgaCCAAGTTAGAGACTGTTGCATAAGTTGTGTGAACATTCATGTTTTTACCTTTATTTGCTAATTTATAAGAAACAATGTGTGCTTtgttttttattacaaaatattacaatgtgtgcttttttttaattatagaaacAATGTAATGCATTTGTTTCTAAAAGAATGTAATATAATTGGATATTACAAGTTAtttccagaaaggaaagaatatgaTGAAAAtcatcatatttatttataaaattccatttattaaatattcagcCTTTTTTCAAATACTGTTTTTCTCATCAGGGTTTGATTGCAGCATTAACGGGATACTTAATAAAATGCCATTGCTGGATTGCTTTTTTTGTCTTCCTTAGAGACAGTCTCTACTGAGTAGAAAATGTTACAGATTTActgataattttctttgtttaccTATTCTATGTACTGTTCCAGAAAGGATGTAAGATTTCTGTTAATGAGTTAGTTTGACTTTAATACTTCACTTCAGTGAAGGAGAAAAAACTCAATCAAATCATATGCTATGTTgattaaacaatatattttagttttttaaacaaTTCCACTTCATGGATTTTTGCAGAGGTCATACTATTTGAAAACATGTTCTGACTTATGCTTTTGTAACTTTTAAGAGGAACTGAATTCTGACTAcctcaaaattattttgttcaGCCCAGTAACACCTATTGAACACTCAATAGATACCAGGTACTGTTCTGGATGTGGTCTTCAGAAACAGATCAGGGACCCCAAAGGATGTATTTcaatgaaataatgtcactttAATACACAAAATGGTTATCTCCTAGTTTTACTACAAGTGTTATGCTTCTCAAATGTTTCCCCACAGCAATACTTTATAAAGCATTCTATACTTCTTCTTTGGAGCAGCAGGcttcacatttataaatatttgtaatgaTTACTGTTTTGGTAGAATACAAGTTCCAAGAAGAGAAGTCCATCTTATTCATTACTACATTCCCAAATTGTTAACATCCCCAAATAACTGGCACTGAGCaagtatttaatacatttttttttataacatgaAGGACTTTCTGAAATTACTTCTGCTGGCTACCAGTCAGTGAACACTCCTAAGGTATGGCGCATAGTCCAATACTGCCTCTAACAACCAGAAAATATCTTTGAAAGAATCTgttttatttacctttaaaatttgtgtgactttttAATTCTCATCCAACATCCATTTCTTTTCATATGTGTTTTGTTATTCCCCCCAAAAAGGGACATGTCAGGGGTATGCTGCATAGTTTTAAGGATACAGCTATGTGAGTATTTTGGAGCTGGAACTCTATTCAAAGTCTGTCTTGATTTTTTAGCAAATATCTTAAACTTGAGTTAGCATCTAAAAGATTGGTTTAAGAATACTTATCTTgacaattttgttgtttttaaaagagcaaaatgCAAATACACTTAAAGTATTTGGCATGCATAATATTTATTCACATGTTGGCTCCCTTTTCCCCTCTTACTATTAATAGAAAATTTCTAGTTTCCCTTCCAAGAACctcaatttatctctggttctctCCATTAAGTGTACATGGTCAATAACTGTTAATGAAGAAGTGAAAGTATTCTTCATCTTTGATCCACAGTTATGGCTCTGCATCTAGAAAACAGAATTCTTTTATCAAGCATATTAAACGCCTTATAGATGAAAATTTTctagtgaaaaattttaaacaatgtccacagagaaaaattaaattgaatttttattactACTTATTTAACACAAGTTTGCTTAGACAAGTAAGAATTTGTAGAATCTGTGCTTTATTGCACTGCACAGAAACCAGAAATACAGTTACACTATTGTAGCGCTGTTTGCGGGGAACTATGGGTGGTTTGTCTGGAATACATGAAGATGTTCAGTGATTGTTGCAAGGAATCACAAAAGAGATCTTTGGTCCAAAGAAGACATCTCTgaaaaagagtagaacatgaaTTAAATCCAGCTGGAAATTAAGATACATGTTAGTCTTTGCTGGGCTAAAAATGGACAGTGATTTCCAGGATTTCAGACATAACTGTTCTTTTTAGGTGTACAAAGTACAATGAGAATGAATGGGAAGACTTGCCACAGGAGCAACAAAGATTAAGAAGGTAATCAattcttctacttttccccatTTGCCATTGACATGATGCTATCATTTAttgataaagaaaagcaaagactgGGTGACTTCAAAACATTACAATCAtaccaaaaaattcatttctctGTTATGGGTGGGAATGGGCATAATGTTTAAATCTACTGATAAGaaacagaagtttaaaattttctagggaagcaaataaatacatttctaggTTTTATAGGGAAAGGTGAAATGTTGAGCTACTCAACTTTACTCTTGTTGGAAAAATCACTTAAGGTGATATGTAAAAATGTGATGCTACCTTCTGTACTAATGTTATGTGTAATCAAAATATGATCCACAGGACTTGGAATTATTAAGGTGGGAAAATATGGATAAACTAATTAGGAAAATGAGGGCTGTTTGTAATAAAATGCCACTCCATTTGAAAAAATGCATGGAATAATATCAAATTATATGTATGTGCAAGGTAGTATTATGATTATGGCTCAGTAGAAATATACTTAGCATACAGTGTACAACATGATAACCATAACTAACACTGTGTGtgatatatttgaaagtttctgAGATAATATATCCTAAAGTTATCAcaaggaaaaacaattttttgaCCATGTGAGGGGATTTGTGTTAACTGCActtattatggtaatcatttcataatacagttgacccttgaacaatacagCAATAAGGGGTACTGACCTTCTGTGCAACCAAAAATCCGTGAATAACTTTACAGTCAGTCCTCCATACCTGTAGTTCCACATCTGAGAATTCAGCCAATCATAGATGATATAGTGCTATAGTATGTATTTAGTGAAAGAAATTTGCAGGTAAGTGTACCCATGCAGTTCAAATatgtgttgttcaaggatcagctgTCTTTCTTTCAACTCATTGTGCTATACACCTTAAATGTGAACAGTGCTATATTTAACTATATCTCagtgcaactgaaaaaaaaaagatgcaaaatttgtgtttacaggttaaaaaaaaaaaaaagaaatatacttaCCTATTTGTTGCTAATGCAACAGCAGTAACCCAAAATCAGATAGAAACTACTTTCATATATTCATACTTCTATTTCATCCATTTACAATAGATGATCACAAAATTATATCATAAAATAACTACATTTCAGTAAATCAGTTTCAAGTCttataagaaaattttaagtatgatattttaatattagaTGGCATTTCATTTATGTAGGAAAAGTTAGGTCATTTTATGGAATCAGTTAACTTGAGTTCTTGATATCATTCTTTAATCAAGTGATTCTCACATTTTATGATGAATCAGAATTACTCAAAGGGTTTAAACCATAATTGCTTTGCTTCCTCTCCATTGTTTCTGATCCAGCTGGTTTGGTCTGGGGTCCAAGGttgaattacatttttaacaAGAACTCAGCTAATACTGGAGCTGCTGCCCTGGGAACAACACCTAAGAACCAACTGGTTTGGTAGGAAAATTACCTGGTCCAAatcaggagtcctgggttctagTGTCAGAGCTGATATTAACTAGTTATGTGGTTGGTGCTGGTCATTTTACCTCTCTGCACCTTTCCCTGATAAAGCGGTTTTATCTGTCCTTTCTGTCTCACAGatttcttagaaaaatgaaaaacaatgatgACATATGTTGAAAGTaatttggaaaaactaatttcAAATGAAATAGGCAAGATCACAGTATTTGAGATTCCCCAATCACCAGGAAAAGATTACATTAAAATCAAGAGCTAAAAATCTATTGATTTATCTACCTTTGTATTATACTTAAAATACATCTACTTTCCAAGTTGGTAGAAACTTCAGTTAATTTCTGGTTAACTCATATATGGAACTAGAAGGTTTTTCTCTCACTATTATAAACCAAACTTTTCCATCCTGTTACTTGATCTGTTCACTGGGATCTTTTATCCAAAACCTTTTAATAGACTGGAATGTTCTTAATTTGTCTTTCATTTAGCTTAACTAAAATCTGCCAAACTCTGTCTCTTAAATGAAAACATTCAGTTGAGTACATACATAATGTTGATGATCCTAAAAAAGAGCTCCGATCTGAATAGGATTTTATTGAAAAGGGTGACaagtttcagcaaactccttgTGAAGGTGTCTTAAGAAAGTTGTTATGCATGCATTTTACAACCATACGTTCTGTGACTGCATTTCCTTACTTTGGGCAGCAGAGTAGTTCGCTGAAGTTGCAGTAGCAGATCATCTCGCATCCCTTCCCATCCCAGAAGTGATCCTGGACGTTGGCATCGATCTTTGTGAGGTCAGCTACTCCTTCTGGGAGGCTGTGACAGTTGCGATCTTCTAGTATTTTTCTGTAGCAGGAGAGGCGGTTTGCAGGCATGGCTTGGACTCCTAGCAGCAAAGTTAGTCCAACGGCGACAGCAAGCACTGTAAATTTCATTTTGGCTCTTGGCTCTGAGataaaagaaaatccaaactGCGTCAGCGTGTGTTTGTTTCGTAGGTTTTTTAAAAGGATGGAGTTCATCGGAACATAAACTTCTACAGCGTCCTCATTAACTCTTAAATTGAAAGAGtaggaattgattttttttctactttatttcaaTGTCTTTCTCAAAGTTTTATGACTATCTACAATAAAAATCActtattatatttctttaaactGACATTCCTGAGCGCTACAAAGAAATATTGACTGAGAGTTGtgtgagggagggagaaggagaaagtggGAAGAGCCACTTGCATTTTCAAGTACtcaagttcattaaaaaaattttttttgttgagttgtaattttcataccatacaattcacctgCTTTACTTGCACTATTCAGTGATTTTTGGAATATTTACAGACTTGTGTAACTATCAGCACAGGCGTGGATgttcttgttgttttttgtttttgaccatgaggcatacgaaatcttagttccttgaccagggattgaacccacgccccttgAGTCTTACctgctggaccgccagggaagtcccccaaattcACTTTTTTACCAGTATATTCAGTAGGGGAAAACTGCTTTTAAGATGATAAAACTGAAGTAAATTTCTAAAGCAGATATCATTGTTGTGTACAGTGATTCTTGACTTTGCATATCCTAACAACATTGTCAAATAACCTGGACCCCACCCTGACAGAAACAAAAAGCCCACTCATCCTGACACTGACAGATTATATTCTATAGATATATTTAcagttaagtttttaaaagtttcagaCTTATTTagggaactgatttttttttttgcataattttagTAATTTATGAACACTTCTCCCACATGGGTtacatctgagcctcagttgaaAGCAGAGGCTTGAATTCCCCATAAGAGACCTTTAGCCTGTTTTTAGACACCTACCGTGATGGGGAACTCAATTGTTGACTAAATCCACATATTCCACTGATATAGCTCTAATGTTTCCCttcctggaaaatatttttctgtggctTCCACCCATTGGTTCTAATTTGAACTCTTGTGGTCATACCAAGCAAGTTTAAATTCCTCTTTTAGGAGATAATACTTCAAATATAGTATTTGTATGGAATAttccaaaagaaagcagagtgccaaagaattgatgcctttgaactgtggtgctggagaagactcctaaaaatcccctggacagcaaggtgatcaaaccagtcacttttaagggaaatcaaccctgaatattcattggaaggaccaatgttgaagctgaagctccaatattttggtcatctgatgtgaacagacgactcattggaaaagaccctgatgctgggaaagactgaaggcaaaagagaaggaggcaacagaggatgagatatttggatggcatcaccaatgcaatggacatgaacttaagcaaacttcgggagatggtgagggacagggaggcctggtgtgctgcactccatggggtctcacagagtcaggaCTGGGCGATTGAACATGGAATGTTCATGATCTATTGAATTTGGCTTCTCTGGCCTCCATATTAAACGTGAAGAGAGTAGAGGCGTTTGCAGTAAAGGGAGACTAGCAAGATAGTGGGAGCCAGAATCAGACACCACAGTCATTCAGATTTCGTCTTGTAGGCAGGTGCTGAAGTATCTGAAATGTTTAGTAGAGTTCACCACGGAGCCCATCTGGCCTTGGTGATTTCTCTTTTGGGAGGTtattaattactgattcaatttccttAGTAGATACAGATCTACTCACATCATCTGAGGAAGGACACTCACTGCTTTTTATGAGTTTGGTGGTTtaggtggtttagttgctaagtcgtgt
This portion of the Bubalus bubalis isolate 160015118507 breed Murrah chromosome 3, NDDB_SH_1, whole genome shotgun sequence genome encodes:
- the SCRG1 gene encoding scrapie-responsive protein 1, encoding MKFTVLAVAVGLTLLLGVQAMPANRLSCYRKILEDRNCHSLPEGVADLTKIDANVQDHFWDGKGCEMICYCNFSELLCCPKDVFFGPKISFVIPCNNH